The uncultured Desulfatiglans sp. DNA window CCATTTCTTGCCGAGGCGATAGTTGAGTTCCCTGGATTCCCCGGCGATGGGATCGATCTGTTCCTTTGGGGTCAGCGGGCCGAATCCGCCCCCTATGAGCGCCTGCCCGCCGGGCCGGAGCACATCGAATATCCCGGGCAACATGGCGGGGGTCAGGAAAAAGAAGGCCCCCCGGAAGACGACTAGGTCGAAGGCCGCCTGGAACGGAGGCTGAGTCAGTTCTCCGATCACCCACGCGCCGACCGTCGGAAATGCCTGCCGAAGGTGCGGGAGCAGGTGGCCTTCCCGGAGGAGACAGACCGGCGTCATTTCCGGGCGCTTCTTTCGAATCGCCGCGCTGATCCCGCCGGAGAAGGGGCCGAGTTCGAGCACTCGCCCTGATCTCTCAGGGCACCAGGGCGCGATCCAATCCGCCAGGTGGGGGTAAATGGGGGTCCACAAACGGTTGAGGCGGTCGATCAGGGTCGGGTCCATGACGTTTCTTCGTTCCAGCGTTTCAGCGTGCGTGTCTCGTCCAGGCGAGGAGTTCGGCGAGGCCTTTCAGGCAACGCCGGCCCCGGTCAGGACCACGAGGTGGACCTTTCTCGGGCCGTGAACGCCGTAAACGATGTGGAGTTCGATGTCTGCGGTCTTGCTCGGTCCCGTGATGAAGGTGAGGTTGGGCCCCAGCCCCTCGCGGCGGATCTCCGGGTGCCATTTGAGGACCGTGTAAAGCTCTCCGAAATCGGCCAGGATCTGAGCCAGCCCGATGACCGCCACGTGCACCTCGGGTGCGAGGGAGACCGCACGGGGCTGCCCGGCGCGGCTTCGAAGGACGAGCGTTGCGCTGTGGGCGACGCAGAAATCGGCGGAGGTGACGCCTATGCAGGCTAGACCGAGCGCCTCCCGTATGCGGGCCCGACGTTCGTTTTCGCTGAGTCCCACAAGGGCCGGATCCTGCAGGTCGACGGGAAAGAAGGGCATCTCCAGGTCGACCAGCCGATGTTTCAGATTGAGCGTGTCAAGAAGGGGATGGCGCCAGCAGAGGATCCCCCGGCGGGAGGCGGGGTGCTCCCGGTGGTCGACGGCGATCTGATGGATGACGTCAGCCGCCTCCTGAAACCCTTCGACCGCGTGCACTTCCAGGTTGATGGTCCGCCCCTCCTCCATCAGCCGCTCGAGCAAGGCGAGACGATCCTTCCTTTCACGGCCGGCGATCCGGTCAAGGATCTCGAGGGCCTCCTCCGGCGGCGCGCCTTCCGGCTGCAGGGTCATGCGCGCCCTGCGGCTCTCTACACCCAGAGCCTGTCGCACCTTATTCAGGAATAGGTTTTCCGGTTCGTTCATCATCACTTTTGATCCTTGCATAAATCCGCCTGCTCGATGCTTCAAGGGGGCTATCGGGGATTCATGGCCCTGCGGGGCCGGCTGCCAGCCAGGAACCGTCTGCGGGCCAGCGGCGGCATGTTGCGTGAAAGGGTCCAGCCGTCGAAGGGGGCTGGAAGCCTGCGGATCATCCCGGTTCGTCGCGGCAAAAGACGTTGCACGAAGGATGCCGCCTGCATAAACAGGTGATAGACACGGGGGTTGCAGGCCATGCGGGCCCAGGCCTTGTAGGCCAGTCTCTCCGCGATGGGCGCCGGGCGGGTTTCCCATGCGGGGTCGCCTTCCGCGAGGCGCGCCCGGAGTTCGAGGAGCAGCTTCGGAATCCGGATGTGGACCGGGCAGGCGTCTTCGCACGCGCCGCAGAGGGTCTCCCCCTGGCAGAGGTGTTTTCCGCGTTCGATCCCCCAGAGCAGCGGGGTGATGACGGCGCCTATGGGGCCGGAGTAGATCGACCCGTAGGCGTGTCCGCCGATCTTGCGGTAGATGGGGCAGACGTTCAGGCAGGCGCTGCAGCGGATGCAGCAGAGGATCTCCCGGAAGACCGGGTCGGCGAGGATGCGGCTCCGGCCGTTGTCGACGATCACGACGTAGAAGTGTTCGGGGCCGTCCTCGAAATCAGGCGATCTGGGCCCGCCGACGTAGCTCACGTAGGTGGCCATCTTCTGGGACGTGGCCCCGGTGGAGAGCAGGCGGAGCAGGACATCGTGGTCCTCCAGCCGGGCGGCGATGCGCTCCATCCCCATGAGGGCGACATGGACCTTGGGGAGGGTGGTGGCCATGCGCACGTTGCCCTCGTTCGACAGGATGGTGATGTGGCCGGTTTCGGCGCAGGCCAGATTGCACCCGGAGATGCCCATGTCGGCCTTGAAGAATTTGTCGCGCAGGGCGCGGCGGGCGGCGAGGGTCAGGGTCGGTGGATCTTCGGAATAGGGGATTCCCAGGTGTTGGGCGAACAGGGCCCCGATCTCCCGGCGCGTCATGTGCATGGCCGGCCCCAGGATATGCGAGGGCCTGTCGCCTGCCAGCTGCACGATGTACTCCCCGAGGTCGGTCTCCATGACCTCGATGCCGGCTTCGATGAGAGCGGGGTTCAGGCCGATCTCTTCGCTCAGCATGGATTTGCCTTTGACGATCCGGCGGACCGCGTGGCGCTGCGCGATGTCGAGGACGTGCGCCACCGCCGTTTGCGCTTCCGGGGCGTAAAGGACGTGGCCGCCGTGTTCTCTCACCCGCTCGGCGAAGGCGGCGAGAAGGATGTCCAGGTTTTCGATCGCCGCCATGCGGAGGTCGTGCGCGGTGTCGCGCAGGCCGGGACCTTCGGGCAGGGCTTGATAGGCCAGGGCGGTCGCCGGTCCGAGCCGGTTCTGGATGTCGGCCATGGCCGCCTGCAGGACAGGGTTGGACAAGCCCCGGCGCGCCGCGTCTTTATAGTCTTCCGGGGTTGGATGCCGCACGGACGTGCTCCTCGCCTGAATCCAGGATGCGGGCGATATGGATGGCCTTCACACGGGAGCCCATGCGGCTCAGCCGGCCCTGGATGTTCATGAGACAGCCGCTGTCGCAGCCGACCACTGCGTCGGCGCCGCTGGCCAGGATGTGTTCGACCTTTTCCTGGACGAGGGCGGTCGAGATCTCAGGGTATTTGAAGGAAAAGGCGCCGCCGAACCCGCAGCATCGATCCGAATCCACCATTTCCACGAACTCCGCCCCGCGGAGGCTCCGCAGCAGCCGGCGGGGCTGTTCGCGGATCCCCAGGCCGCGCGCCAGCTGGCACGAATCATGGTAGGTGATTCTGCCTTCGAAGGCGGCCCCTACATCTTCGACGTGCAGGATGTCCACCAGAAACTCGGTAAACTCGAAGGTGCGCGCAGCCGTCTCCCTGGCCCGGCGTTCCCATGTACGGTCCCCCCGGAAAAGATCCGGGTAGTGGCGGCGCACCATGTGGACGCAGGAGCCGGATGGGCTGACAATGGGCAGGCCTCCTTCGAAGATCTCCAGGAAGCGTTTGGAGAGGCGCCTGGCCTCCTGACGGTACCCGGCGTTGAAGGCGGGTTGACCGCAGCACGTCTGGCGCTCGGGGCAGATCACACGCAGCCCCAGCCGTTCGAGAACGTTCTGCACCGCCTCCCCGGTCTGAACGGAGACCAGGTCCACCAGGCATGGGACGAATAACAGGACCGTGGTTGGAGACGCCATTTTGCAAATGTCCTTGGGGGGTCGATGCCGGCTGCACCCGGCGGCGGCTCGACGGCCGCTCAGCGGAGGCAGCGAAAACTATACCAGATGCTCCGGGGAATACAACCTGAAATTGCCGGGTGTCTTCACAGGGCGAACCTTTGCGACGTGCATCGGCCTGCGGAGAGGCGCCGAGTCCTGCCGAATGGGACGGGACGGGTGATCTTGCCCTGCGGGATGCCCTTTGCCGCATGGCCGCATCTCGAAAAGATCCCGGGAAAAAGAGGATGAACCTTGGAAGCGGTTCTTTTGAAAAAGAGGCGGGAGCCGGAGGCCGTGTCCTCCAGCAGAGGAAGGACACGGCTCGGAACCGATCAAGCGGTCAATTCCATCAGTTCGAGATCGAACTGGAGTGTTTTGCCGGCCAATGGATGATTGGCGTCCAGGGTCACGGTTTCCTCTTCGATGGCACTGATGATCACGGGGATCGGCTGACCCTGCATATTCTGAAGCTGGAGCCGCTGTCCGATCTCCGGCTCGATATCGACCGGAAAGTCGGTCTTGCTGACCTTCACTTTCAACTCTTCTTTTGGGTGTCCGTAGCCTTCTTCGGGCGAAATGGTGACGGTTTTGGATTCCCCCACCTGCATGCCGAGGACGCCCTTCTCGAAGCCCTGAATCAGCTGCCCTTCACCCAGGGTGAATTCAAGGGGTTCCCGCCCGCTGGAACTGTCAAAGACCGTTCCGTCTTCGAGCCTGCCGGTGTAGTGAACCTTCGCTTTGTCGCCGTTTTTTGCCTTGGTCATTGAATCCTCCATAAAATTTTTGACTTAATACAATATAATAAAGAGAAAATATAATTAATCAAGTCCTGTGGGGAATATTCATCTCGGTCCGATCCCTTGGGGGCTGGCTCCCGGGTGAGAAGTATCGACGATCCGTCCTTTCCCGGATACAGACGGTTCGGCAACAGCCTGTGGGTTTTCCTCGGGGAAAACCGGAGTCTGAGGCGATAGCCGGATAAGATGAGGACGCCGTCATGGTCGAAAGGGCAAGCTTTACTTATTTGTTGTGATGATTAAAATTTTTATTATTAACCTTTTTTGGGAGGGGTCGACCATGTACTCGAAAACGGTGATGGATCATTTCAAAAGCCCGCGGAATGTGGGTGTCATCGAAAACCCGGACGGCTTCGGGGAGGTGGGCAATCCCCTATGCGGCGACATGATGAGCATTTATTTGAAAATCAAAGATGAACGGATCGACGATATCAAATTCCAGACGTTCGGGTGCGGCGCTGCCATAGCCGTATCCAGCATGCTGACGGAGATGGCCAAGGGAAAAACCGTCGAAGAGGCCAAAAAGATCTCGAACAAGGATGTAGCCGCTGCGCTCGAAGGGCTCCCCAAGAACAAGCTGCATTGTTCCAACCTCGGCGCGGATGCGCTTCATCAGGCCATCAAGGATTATGAAGACCGGAAGGCAGGGAAGGAGCCGAAGGTTCAGAAGCGGAGCGAGAAACACGAACATACCCATGGCGATCACTGCTACTGCCCCTACTGTGATGCTGAGGTCCCCGAGGGGGTGACCTTCTGTAAGGCGTGTCAGACGGATCTGACTGCCGAGCACTGAACCTTGAGAGGAAGGGAGGGAAACCGATGAAGATCGTCAACCTGGATCATCTATCGGCCAATCAGCTTCTGCCCGAGGTGCAGGACGCGATGATCGGCGTGATGAGGGGGACCTTCGGAAACCCCTCGAGCCAGCATCGCCTCGGGGACAGCGCGGCCGAGGCGCTCGAAGCGGCGCGCGGACGTGTGGCAAGGTTGATCAACAGCGCTCTGGAAAAAGAGGTGGTTTTCACGTCCAGCGGGACCGAATCCATCAATCATGCCATCAAGGGCGTAGCGTTCGCAAAGGCGGACAAAGGCAGGCACATCGTCACTTCCAATATAGAACACAATGCCGTCCTTCGAAGTCTTCGCCGGCTCAAGCTGATGGACTATCAGGTGACTTCCGTACCCGTGGACTCCGAGGGCCGGGTGAATCCGGATGATGTGGCGAAGGCCCTCAAAGACGAGACCATCCTGGTGAGCATCATGCACAGCAACAATGAGATCGGAACGCTGCAGCCCATAAAGGAAATCGCCGCTATTACCAGGGAGCGGAAGATTACGTTCCACAGCGACGCCGTGGACTCCGTCGGTGTCATCCCTGTGGATGTGCAGGATCTCGGGGTCGATCTCTTGAGCTTCGCGTCCAATACCTTTTACGGTCCGGCCGGCGTCGGGGGCTTGTACATCCGCCGCGGAACGAGCATCTGGCCGCTGCTCGACGGCGGTGTTCAGGAGAATAACAAACGAGCCGGGACGGAGAATCTCATCGGTATCGTCGGGATGGGCATGGCCGCGGAACTGGCCCTCCGAGATATGTCCTGGCGCACCGAGCATGCAGCCGGGATGAAGCATTTTCTCCTGAAGGAACTGCCGAATTACATCGATGAGTTCATTATCAACGGCCATCCCGAGTTCAGTCTGCCGAATCTCCTGTCCGTCTCCGTGAAGTATATCGAGGGCGAGAGCGTTGTGCTGATGCTGGACGAGGAGGGCATCGCGGTCTCGACGCGTTCCGCATGCGCCGCGGGGGCGCTGCAGGCCTCGCACGTACTGCTTTCGATCGGACGCGAGTTCGCGGACGCCCAGGGTACCCTGGTGATCACTTTCGGCATCGAGAATACGGAGGAGGACATCGTCCGCTTCTTGGAGGCACTGAGGGGTGCGGTCACAACCTTGCGGGACATTTCACCGCTCTATCCCAAGAAACAGCCGGCCTGATCTTTTTGGCAACAGAGGCTCAGGGGCCGCCCAGGCCTTCGAGCTTCGACTGCAGAGAGGACGCCGAAAGGGTCCCCCTGGTGACGTCGATGGGCCTGCCGTCCTTGAAAAAGACCAGCGTGGGGGTGCTCTTGATCTCGTATTTTTCGCTGGTGATCGGATTGTCGTCCACATCGAGCTTGTAGACATGCACCTTTCCCTCGTTGGCGGCGGCAAACGCTTCAAGGGCCGGGGCCATCGAGTGGCAGGTTCCGCAGCGCGGCGACCAGAAATCAACGAGACAGATCGCCTTGACCTCCAAGACGGCTTTGGTGAATCCGGCATCGGTCAAATCGGTGACGGGCGTTTTCATCGTGGTTCTTCCTATTGGATCATTTTTATGCTGGAATATCCAGCTGTTGTGAGAATACGGATGCTGAATGGGTTGAGTTTCCCAGGGAGGTGTGCGCGGACGCTACCTTGCATTCTACTAAGCCGATCCTTCTTTCTGCAATCGAAAACACGGGCGGCTATCTCGGGCTGGGCTGAAACAGCGGTTTCCCTGGTTTCGTAAAGGGATTATAATCTTTACAAAGAAGGGGAGCGGATGACAATATTCAGCATCCACCTGTTTGTTTCGTCCGCTGGGATGGTGTTTCAGGCCGGCTTCGGCTTTCGAGCGATAGGAGCCTTCGGTTGTCAGCCATCCGGGGGTTCTCCCTGAACGGTTGGATGGCACAGGTGCGGCCGGTGAAGAGAGAGCGGCACCTCAGGATTGGAGACCTGCTCCCGGACGATCGTGATTGGCAGATGGTGGCGAGGTTGGGAGCAGGCAGGCAAGAATCCTTTTTCGAGGAGGTGGAGTATGGAAGTCAAAAAGATCCTCTGGCCCACGGATTTGTCCGAAAACGCCGCCAAGGCCCTGCCGTATGTGACGGCGCTGTCTGAAAAATTCCAGACCGAGGTGCATGTCCTCTATGTGATTCCCGAGCTGGGGCTGCATGAGCCGTGGTATGGGGAGTTCGACCGTTCGCACATCGACAAGATTCATGAGTGGGAACGAAATACAGCCGAAAAAAGGCTGGATGAGATTTGCGATACGTATCTCAAAGGGTGTCGGCTCTACGTCAAACACGTCGCCCTGGGTGATCCCGCGGACGAGATCCTGAAGATGATCAGCGAGGAAAAGGTCGATATGGTCGTCATGGCGACGCGCGGGCGAAAGGGGCGTTTTTTCTTCGGCAGCGTGGCTGACAAGGTGCTCAAGCATTCGCCTGTCAGCGTTGTGACAGTGCCGGTCAAGGATTGACGAAGGAAGAGCGGACGCGTCCTGCCTCGAAGCGGGACGCGTCCAGGCGGTTTATTCGATGACTACGATCGCGCCGGGCGCACATTCCCGTGCCGCTCGGCGCACGGCCTCCTCGAGATGAGCGGGCACGGTGTCCACCTGCACAACGGACAGCATTTTGTCCTCATCATAAGCGAAGACATCCGGACAGACCTTGTTGCAGTTCCGGTCCCCCATACACAAGTCTGGATCGATCTTGACCTTCATTGGCTTCTCCTTTGTCTGTCCATCGAGCGACAGTGATCAATTGACATAGCCTTTCGATTCCTGCCCGTAGAGCTTCTGTTCGAGCCAGGCGCGGACCTCTTCGTCGATGGCGTAAACGCCTTTTCGACGGGCTATGCGGGAAAGGTAGGCCTTCCTGAGCGCCTCCGGCATGTCGATCCTGGCCAACTCCACAGCCGCTTCCGAGTTCCTTTCGATGAGATATATCTTGGGCGGCTCCTCCCACGTGTTGACGACAAAATATCGGGACACGTCATTTTTCGAGCGGATCAGATTTTTTCCGTGCGTCCAGTTGTTCCCCCACTCCAGATAAAGGGTCACCGCCTCCTCGGGTGTCATATCCCAGTCGATGACCTCGATGAGATCACTGCGCTTTTTGATGTCTTCAAGTCCCAGCATGCCCGTCCCTCCTCTCATTTCATCCGAAATCGATGGTTTGCCCGGATTGATTGCCTGTCGGGTATTTCGTTTTTTAAAACTAGTAACTGTTCCTGAATTTGCAATCCGATTCTGGTTTTTTTGTTTCCGGGAGGAGAGGCATCCTCGGGGATTGAGCAGCAAGCGTGGGCCGGGTACGGTTCCAGTCCGCGTGATCGCCGGGCGGCGGGGTGCGCCTGGCCGCAAGGCTGGAAAAAAAGCCTATTCGATCGGAATACTTAGAACCTCTCTTCGACGCGTCGAGCTGCCGGGGGACCGGGCTGGGGGGATTTTTCCGTTGACTTTGATAGGGCTGACGATGTTATCTAGTTTCCAACCTGGAAATGGTCTTTTTGGCCAATCTCGGCGTCAATCTGCACGTTTGCTTGTGCGGCGACCACTAGGTCGCCTCCGCGCAAACGCTTGATTTCCTTGATATTGGCCAAAAATCCTCATTTCCAGATTGGAAACTAGGTTTTACNGGAAATGGTCTTTTTGGCCAATCTCGGCGTCAATCTGCACGTTTGCTTGTGCGGCGACCACTAGGTCGCCTCCGCGCAAACGCTTGATTTCCTTGATATTGGCCAAAAATCCTCATTTCCAGATTGGAAACTAGGTTTTACNGGAAATGGTCTTTTTGGCCAATCTCGGCGTCAATCTGCACGTTTGCTTGTGCGGCGACCACTAGGTCGCCTCCGCGCAAACGCTTGATTTCCTTGATATTGGCCAAAAATCCTCATTTCCAGATTGGAAACTAGGTTTTACNGGAAATGGTCTTTTTGGCCAATCTCGGCGTCAATCTGCACGTTTGCTTGTGCGGCGACCACCAGGTCGCCTCCGCGCAAACGCTTGATTTCCTTGATATTGGCCAAACCGGGACCCGCCCCGCAGGGGTGGGCCTGAGCACGCGCAGCGTGTAAAGAAAAATCCTCATTTCTGGGTTGGAAACCAGGTTTTACCGGAAAGGGTCTTTTTGGTCCATCCCGGTGTCCATCTGTACGTTTGCCTGTGCGGCGGCCTGTAGATGTTGCCGTATAAGCGATGAATATTATTGTTTTTTTTGAACGCGCCGTGGAGGCGTTTGCCGCGTATGCTTGAGAAGCACCTCTCGATATTGACCGAAGAAATGGGCCTGGAGCCCTGGCAGGTGGAAGGAACCGCTGAATTGCTTGCCGAGGGCGCAACCATCCCTTTCATCTCCCGCTATCGCAAGGAGCGGACGGGTTCACTGGACGAGGTGGCGGTGGCCCGCATCCGTGACCGTCTGGAGCAGCTCGAAGAGCTGGACAAGCGTCGTGAGTCGATTTTAGCCACGATCGCCGAGCAGGGAAAGCTGACCCCCGATCTTACGCTGCGCATTATGCGGGCCGAATCCCTGGCCGTGCTGGAGGATCTCTATCTGCCTTACCGTCCCAAGCGCCGGACGCGTGGGACCATGGCGAAAGAAAAGGGGCTGGAGCCGCTGGCCGCCCGGGTTTTCGAGCAGGGCGCAGGGGGCGATCCCGATGCGGCGGCCGAGGCCTTTGTCGACCCCGAAAAAGGGGTCGGAAGTGCGGCGGAGGCGCTTCAGGGGGCGCGGGATATCATCGCCGAGTGGGTCAACGAGCATCAGGAGGCCCGGGCGCTTCTGCGGTCGCTTTTCGAGCAGAAGGGGACTTTTCAGTGCAAGGTCGTCAGCGGCAAGGAGGACGAGGCGTCGAAGTACCGCGACTACTTCGATTGGGAGGAGCCGGTCCTCACTGCGCCGTCGCATCGTGTCCTGGCGATGCGCCGCGGTGAAAAGGAGGGCCTCCTGAGCCTGCGCATCGCCCCGCCGGAGGAATCGGCGCTGGAGATTCTCGAGTCGGTTTTTGTCAAGGGCGCGTCGCCCCTGTCCGAACAGGTGCGGCAGGCGGTGCAGGATGGGTATCGCCGCCTCCTTTCCCATGGGCTCGAGACGGAGATCCGCCTCCAGACCAAGAAGCGGGCGGACGAAGAGGCGATCCGGATCTTTGCCGAGAATCTGAGGCAGCTCCTGCTGGCGCCCCCGCTCGGGGAAAAGCGGGTGATGGGCATCGATCCGGGATTCCGGACGGGCTGTAAAGTGGTCTGCCTGAATGCGCAGGGGAGGCTCGAGCATAACGAGACCATCTATCCGCTCCTGTCGGCGAAGGCGCGGGCGGAGGCCGGGGAGCGGGTCCGTGCGCTGTGCGATCGATTCGCCATCCAGGCGATCGCATTGGGCAATGGCACCGGCGGCCGGGAGACGGAGACGTTTCTGAGGGACTTGAAACTGTCCGCATCGGTCCAGATCGTGATGGTGAACGAGAGCGGCGCTTCGGTTTATTCCGCTTCGGAGGTCGCGCGGGAGGAGTTCCCCGACCACGACCTGACGGTCCGCGGGGCCGTCTCGATCGGCAGGCGGCTGATGGATCCGCTGGCGGAACTCGTGAAGATCGATCCGAAATCGATCGGGGTCGGACAGTACCAGCACGATGTGGATCAGCGGGGTCTCAAGGCCGGGCTGGACGATGTCGTCATGAGCTGCGTCAATGCGGTGGGGGTGGATGTCAACACGGCCAGCCGTCAGCTGCTGACGTATGTTTCCGGGCTGGGCCCGCAGTTGGCGGGGAATGTCGTGACCTTCCGGGACCGGAACGGCCCTTTTCGATCGCGGGAGGAACTGATGGATGTCCCGCGTTTGGGGAGCAAGGCGTTCGAACAGTCGGCCGGATTTCTGCGCATCAGGGACGGTTTGAATCCGCTCGACGCCAGTGCGGTGCACCCGGAGAGCTACCCGATCGTGGAGACTATGGCGACGGATCTCGGCTGTGAGGTGGTCGACCTGATCCAGAAGGAGGCCGTCCGACAGCGTATCCGGCCTGAGCGGTATGTGAACGAAAAGGTTGGTCTGCCGACCCTGCGGGACATCCTCGATGAGTTGGCGAAGCCCGGTCGTGATCCGAGAGAACGTTTCGAGGCGGTCCAGTTCGATGAGGGCATCCAGACGATCGGCGATCTTCGCCCCGGGATGCGTCTTCCCGGGATCGTGACGAACATCACCGCGTTCGGCGCTTTTGTCGACATAGGGGTTCATCAGGACGGGCTGGTGCACATCAGCGAGATGGCTGACCGCTTTGTAAAGGATCCAGGGGAAATCGTCAAGGTTCAGCAAAAGGTCCTGGTGAGGGTGCTCGATGTCGATACGGCCCGTCAGCGCATTGCGCTCAGCATGCGCACGGGCGGTGGCGCCGATGCAGGCCGTGAGGCCCGTCCCGGACCCGGCGGCCGCGGCGGCCATTCCGACAAGAGGTCCAATCCCCCTCGCGAGTCCGCTCAGCCCAGGCAATTCAACAACCCTTTCGCCAAGGTCTTCTCCAAATAGGTAAACGGGGGCGGATTCGAAGGCGGCGACAGGCTTCTTGGTTTCAAGCGCTTGCGCAAAGGCATCTATCCTGTCGCTGCCGGGGCAAACGTTAAGAATGACGGCGACACGGGCCGACAAGGCCGTCAGTGGACGGGAGCCGCTGGTCGGGAGGTGGATGGATCGACGGCTGCGCGCCATGCGGATCGATCTTCGCTTGACTTCTGATCGATCCGGGCCGATCTTTGGCGGACTCCTGGTTGATTGGGGAAACGGCAGCCGAAATGCCGATTTTTTCTTCGGACACGCATGCT harbors:
- a CDS encoding hypothetical protein (Evidence 5 : Unknown function), with protein sequence MVFLANLGVNLHVCLCGDHQVASAQTLDFLDIGQTGTRPAGVGLSTRSV
- a CDS encoding exported hypothetical protein (Evidence 5 : Unknown function), yielding MTSMRSLRFLMSSSPSMPVPPLISSEIDGLPGLIACRVFRFLKLVTVPEFAIRFWFFCFREERHPRGLSSKRGPGTVPVRVIAGRRGAPGRKAGKKAYSIGILRTSLRRVELPGDRAGGIFPLTLIGLTMLSSFQPGNGLFGQSRRQSARLLVRRPLGRLRANA
- a CDS encoding conserved hypothetical protein (Evidence 4 : Unknown function but conserved in other organisms) — protein: MLGLEDIKKRSDLIEVIDWDMTPEEAVTLYLEWGNNWTHGKNLIRSKNDVSRYFVVNTWEEPPKIYLIERNSEAAVELARIDMPEALRKAYLSRIARRKGVYAIDEEVRAWLEQKLYGQESKGYVN
- the tex gene encoding Protein tex translates to MLEKHLSILTEEMGLEPWQVEGTAELLAEGATIPFISRYRKERTGSLDEVAVARIRDRLEQLEELDKRRESILATIAEQGKLTPDLTLRIMRAESLAVLEDLYLPYRPKRRTRGTMAKEKGLEPLAARVFEQGAGGDPDAAAEAFVDPEKGVGSAAEALQGARDIIAEWVNEHQEARALLRSLFEQKGTFQCKVVSGKEDEASKYRDYFDWEEPVLTAPSHRVLAMRRGEKEGLLSLRIAPPEESALEILESVFVKGASPLSEQVRQAVQDGYRRLLSHGLETEIRLQTKKRADEEAIRIFAENLRQLLLAPPLGEKRVMGIDPGFRTGCKVVCLNAQGRLEHNETIYPLLSAKARAEAGERVRALCDRFAIQAIALGNGTGGRETETFLRDLKLSASVQIVMVNESGASVYSASEVAREEFPDHDLTVRGAVSIGRRLMDPLAELVKIDPKSIGVGQYQHDVDQRGLKAGLDDVVMSCVNAVGVDVNTASRQLLTYVSGLGPQLAGNVVTFRDRNGPFRSREELMDVPRLGSKAFEQSAGFLRIRDGLNPLDASAVHPESYPIVETMATDLGCEVVDLIQKEAVRQRIRPERYVNEKVGLPTLRDILDELAKPGRDPRERFEAVQFDEGIQTIGDLRPGMRLPGIVTNITAFGAFVDIGVHQDGLVHISEMADRFVKDPGEIVKVQQKVLVRVLDVDTARQRIALSMRTGGGADAGREARPGPGGRGGHSDKRSNPPRESAQPRQFNNPFAKVFSK